A single Hypomesus transpacificus isolate Combined female unplaced genomic scaffold, fHypTra1 scaffold_186, whole genome shotgun sequence DNA region contains:
- the eif2a gene encoding eukaryotic translation initiation factor 2A isoform X1, which translates to MAPPTPLLAVRGSDGTSLLRGPPACEENASFERDTRQGKYQDFSKDGTLFAWCNGEKVSVVKTSDGSPVRSFDLPKTSMLEFSPLNSVLATWQPYSKTQDNPQGDANLQLWDLQNGACLKAFYQKKVQGWCPSWTDDEKIAVRSVNNELHFFENNDFGTIANKLHLQKVSEFELSPGAQPSKVAVYVPGSKGAPSFVRLYQYPNFGGPTSALANKSFFKSDRVAMLWNKKATAVLVTASTEVDKTGASYYGEQTLHYLAVNGETAAVQLSKNGPIYDVAWSPSSSEFCVVYGFMPAKATVFNHKCDPVFDFGTGPRNAVFYSPQGHILVLAGFGNLQGQMEVWDVKKYKQVCKPQAANSTHFSWSPDGEHVVTATCSPRLRVSNGYKIWHYTGTVLYKQDTPPGAELWEVLWQPFPEGVFPERPVKYQAAPSELGTTETKPAQAYRPPALRNKPVTASSKLHEEEPPQDMRPGATGDKPLSKTALKNQKKREAKKAAKQETKPELPEAQSEPKSESCPASSTQPTSGDPELDKKIKNLKKKLKAIDELKEQQSSGKPMQKNQLDKMEKEAQLLKELEDLELGD; encoded by the exons ATGGCGCCCCCCACTCCACTTTTAGCAG TCCGGGGCTCGGACGGGACGTCACTGCTCCGCGGACCACCAGCCTGTGAGGAAAACGCTAGTTTTGAAAG GGACACCCGGCAAGGTAAATATCAGGATTTCAGCAAAGATGGGACATTGTTTGCATGGTGCAATGGCGAAAA GGTGAGCGTGGTGAAGACTTCCGATGGCTCGCCAGTTCGGTCGTTTGATCTCCCCAAGACCTCCATGTTGGAGTTCTCTCCTCTCAACTCTGTACTGGCCACCTGGCAACCGTACAGCA AAACCCAGGACAACCCTCAAGGAGATGCCAACTTGCAGTTGTGGGATCTGCAGAATGGAGCCTGTCTCAAAGCCTTCTATCAGAAGAAGGTGCAGGGCTG GTGTCCCAGCTGGACAGATGACGAGAAGATTGCTGTCAGGAGTGTCAACAACGAACTGCACTTCTTCGAAAACAATGACTTTG GAACTATCGCCAATAAACTTCACTTGCAGAAAGTATCAGAGTTTGAGTTGTCTCCAGGAGCACAGCCCAGCAAG GTGGCTGTCTACGTCCCTGGCAGCAAGGGAGCGCCCTCTTTCGTCCGTCTGTATCAGTACCCTAACTTCGGCGGCCCCACCTCGGCACTCGCCAACAAGAGCTTCTTCAAATCAGACAGAGTTGCTATGCTGTGGAACAAAAAAG CCACGGCCGTGCTGGTCACAGCCAGTACGGAGGTGGATAAGACCGGGGCGTCGTACTACGGAGAGCAGACCCTGCACTACCTAGCTGTAAACGGAGAGACCGCCGCAGTGCAGCTGT CTAAGAATGGGCCCATCTACGACGTGGCGTggagcccctcctcctcagagtTCTGTGTGGTGTATGGCTTCATGCCCGCCAAGGCCACTGTCTTCAACCACAAGTGCGACCCAGTGTTCGACTTTGGGACGGGTCCCAGGAACGCGGTCTTCTACAGCCCCCAGGGCCACATCCTGGTGCTGGCCGGCTTCGGGAACCTCCAGGGCCAGATGGAGGTGTGGGACGTCAAGAAGTACAAGCAGGTGTGCAAACCCCAGGCGGCTAACTCCACCCACTTCTCCTGGAGCCCTGACGGCGAGCACGTCGTCACGGCGACCTGCTCTCCCAGGCTGCGGGTCAGCAACGGCTACAAGATCTGGCACTACACCGGCACCGTTCTCTACAAGCAAGACACGCCCCCGGGGGCGGAGCTCTGGGAGGTGCTATGGCAACCGTTCCCTGAGGGGGTGTTCCCCGAGAGGCCGGTGAAGTACCAGGCGGCACCCAGCGAGCTGGGAACCACGGAAACCAAGCCGGCCCAGGCATACCGGCCACCAGCGCTGCGGAACAAGCCTGTTACCGCCAGCTCCAAACTG CATGAGGAGGAGCCTCCTCAGGACATGAGGCCTGGAGCCACGGGAGACAAGCCTCTCTCCAAGACGGCTCTGAAGAACCAGAAGAAACGAGAGGCTAAGAAGGCAGCCAaacag GAAACCAAGCCAGAGCTCCCAGAAGCCCAGTCTGAGCCCAAGTCTGAGTCCTGCCCGGCCAGCAGCACCCAGCCCACCTCTGGTGACCCCGAGCTCGACAAGAAGATCAAAAACCTGAAGAAG aaACTGAAAGCTATAGATGAACTGAAAGAACAGCAGTCATCTGGGAAACCCATGCAGAAAAATCAG CTTGacaagatggagaaggaggcgCAGTTGTTGAAAGAACTGGAGGATCTGGAGTTAGGAGACTAG
- the eif2a gene encoding eukaryotic translation initiation factor 2A isoform X3 translates to MARQFGRLISPRPPCWSSLLSTLYWPPGNRTAKPRTTLKEMPTCSCGICRMEPVSKPSIRRRCRAGVPAGQMTRRLLSGVSTTNCTSSKTMTLELSPINFTCRKYQSLSCLQEHSPARWLSTSLAARERPLSSVCISTLTSAAPPRHSPTRASSNQTELLCCGTKKATAVLVTASTEVDKTGASYYGEQTLHYLAVNGETAAVQLSKNGPIYDVAWSPSSSEFCVVYGFMPAKATVFNHKCDPVFDFGTGPRNAVFYSPQGHILVLAGFGNLQGQMEVWDVKKYKQVCKPQAANSTHFSWSPDGEHVVTATCSPRLRVSNGYKIWHYTGTVLYKQDTPPGAELWEVLWQPFPEGVFPERPVKYQAAPSELGTTETKPAQAYRPPALRNKPVTASSKLHEEEPPQDMRPGATGDKPLSKTALKNQKKREAKKAAKQETKPELPEAQSEPKSESCPASSTQPTSGDPELDKKIKNLKKKLKAIDELKEQQSSGKPMQKNQLDKMEKEAQLLKELEDLELGD, encoded by the exons ATGGCTCGCCAGTTCGGTCGTTTGATCTCCCCAAGACCTCCATGTTGGAGTTCTCTCCTCTCAACTCTGTACTGGCCACCTGGCAACCGTACAGCA AAACCCAGGACAACCCTCAAGGAGATGCCAACTTGCAGTTGTGGGATCTGCAGAATGGAGCCTGTCTCAAAGCCTTCTATCAGAAGAAGGTGCAGGGCTG GTGTCCCAGCTGGACAGATGACGAGAAGATTGCTGTCAGGAGTGTCAACAACGAACTGCACTTCTTCGAAAACAATGACTTTG GAACTATCGCCAATAAACTTCACTTGCAGAAAGTATCAGAGTTTGAGTTGTCTCCAGGAGCACAGCCCAGCAAG GTGGCTGTCTACGTCCCTGGCAGCAAGGGAGCGCCCTCTTTCGTCCGTCTGTATCAGTACCCTAACTTCGGCGGCCCCACCTCGGCACTCGCCAACAAGAGCTTCTTCAAATCAGACAGAGTTGCTATGCTGTGGAACAAAAAA AGCCACGGCCGTGCTGGTCACAGCCAGTACGGAGGTGGATAAGACCGGGGCGTCGTACTACGGAGAGCAGACCCTGCACTACCTAGCTGTAAACGGAGAGACCGCCGCAGTGCAGCTGT CTAAGAATGGGCCCATCTACGACGTGGCGTggagcccctcctcctcagagtTCTGTGTGGTGTATGGCTTCATGCCCGCCAAGGCCACTGTCTTCAACCACAAGTGCGACCCAGTGTTCGACTTTGGGACGGGTCCCAGGAACGCGGTCTTCTACAGCCCCCAGGGCCACATCCTGGTGCTGGCCGGCTTCGGGAACCTCCAGGGCCAGATGGAGGTGTGGGACGTCAAGAAGTACAAGCAGGTGTGCAAACCCCAGGCGGCTAACTCCACCCACTTCTCCTGGAGCCCTGACGGCGAGCACGTCGTCACGGCGACCTGCTCTCCCAGGCTGCGGGTCAGCAACGGCTACAAGATCTGGCACTACACCGGCACCGTTCTCTACAAGCAAGACACGCCCCCGGGGGCGGAGCTCTGGGAGGTGCTATGGCAACCGTTCCCTGAGGGGGTGTTCCCCGAGAGGCCGGTGAAGTACCAGGCGGCACCCAGCGAGCTGGGAACCACGGAAACCAAGCCGGCCCAGGCATACCGGCCACCAGCGCTGCGGAACAAGCCTGTTACCGCCAGCTCCAAACTG CATGAGGAGGAGCCTCCTCAGGACATGAGGCCTGGAGCCACGGGAGACAAGCCTCTCTCCAAGACGGCTCTGAAGAACCAGAAGAAACGAGAGGCTAAGAAGGCAGCCAaacag GAAACCAAGCCAGAGCTCCCAGAAGCCCAGTCTGAGCCCAAGTCTGAGTCCTGCCCGGCCAGCAGCACCCAGCCCACCTCTGGTGACCCCGAGCTCGACAAGAAGATCAAAAACCTGAAGAAG aaACTGAAAGCTATAGATGAACTGAAAGAACAGCAGTCATCTGGGAAACCCATGCAGAAAAATCAG CTTGacaagatggagaaggaggcgCAGTTGTTGAAAGAACTGGAGGATCTGGAGTTAGGAGACTAG
- the eif2a gene encoding eukaryotic translation initiation factor 2A isoform X2 — protein MAPPTPLLAVRGSDGTSLLRGPPACEENASFERVSVVKTSDGSPVRSFDLPKTSMLEFSPLNSVLATWQPYSKTQDNPQGDANLQLWDLQNGACLKAFYQKKVQGWCPSWTDDEKIAVRSVNNELHFFENNDFGTIANKLHLQKVSEFELSPGAQPSKVAVYVPGSKGAPSFVRLYQYPNFGGPTSALANKSFFKSDRVAMLWNKKATAVLVTASTEVDKTGASYYGEQTLHYLAVNGETAAVQLSKNGPIYDVAWSPSSSEFCVVYGFMPAKATVFNHKCDPVFDFGTGPRNAVFYSPQGHILVLAGFGNLQGQMEVWDVKKYKQVCKPQAANSTHFSWSPDGEHVVTATCSPRLRVSNGYKIWHYTGTVLYKQDTPPGAELWEVLWQPFPEGVFPERPVKYQAAPSELGTTETKPAQAYRPPALRNKPVTASSKLHEEEPPQDMRPGATGDKPLSKTALKNQKKREAKKAAKQETKPELPEAQSEPKSESCPASSTQPTSGDPELDKKIKNLKKKLKAIDELKEQQSSGKPMQKNQLDKMEKEAQLLKELEDLELGD, from the exons ATGGCGCCCCCCACTCCACTTTTAGCAG TCCGGGGCTCGGACGGGACGTCACTGCTCCGCGGACCACCAGCCTGTGAGGAAAACGCTAGTTTTGAAAG GGTGAGCGTGGTGAAGACTTCCGATGGCTCGCCAGTTCGGTCGTTTGATCTCCCCAAGACCTCCATGTTGGAGTTCTCTCCTCTCAACTCTGTACTGGCCACCTGGCAACCGTACAGCA AAACCCAGGACAACCCTCAAGGAGATGCCAACTTGCAGTTGTGGGATCTGCAGAATGGAGCCTGTCTCAAAGCCTTCTATCAGAAGAAGGTGCAGGGCTG GTGTCCCAGCTGGACAGATGACGAGAAGATTGCTGTCAGGAGTGTCAACAACGAACTGCACTTCTTCGAAAACAATGACTTTG GAACTATCGCCAATAAACTTCACTTGCAGAAAGTATCAGAGTTTGAGTTGTCTCCAGGAGCACAGCCCAGCAAG GTGGCTGTCTACGTCCCTGGCAGCAAGGGAGCGCCCTCTTTCGTCCGTCTGTATCAGTACCCTAACTTCGGCGGCCCCACCTCGGCACTCGCCAACAAGAGCTTCTTCAAATCAGACAGAGTTGCTATGCTGTGGAACAAAAAAG CCACGGCCGTGCTGGTCACAGCCAGTACGGAGGTGGATAAGACCGGGGCGTCGTACTACGGAGAGCAGACCCTGCACTACCTAGCTGTAAACGGAGAGACCGCCGCAGTGCAGCTGT CTAAGAATGGGCCCATCTACGACGTGGCGTggagcccctcctcctcagagtTCTGTGTGGTGTATGGCTTCATGCCCGCCAAGGCCACTGTCTTCAACCACAAGTGCGACCCAGTGTTCGACTTTGGGACGGGTCCCAGGAACGCGGTCTTCTACAGCCCCCAGGGCCACATCCTGGTGCTGGCCGGCTTCGGGAACCTCCAGGGCCAGATGGAGGTGTGGGACGTCAAGAAGTACAAGCAGGTGTGCAAACCCCAGGCGGCTAACTCCACCCACTTCTCCTGGAGCCCTGACGGCGAGCACGTCGTCACGGCGACCTGCTCTCCCAGGCTGCGGGTCAGCAACGGCTACAAGATCTGGCACTACACCGGCACCGTTCTCTACAAGCAAGACACGCCCCCGGGGGCGGAGCTCTGGGAGGTGCTATGGCAACCGTTCCCTGAGGGGGTGTTCCCCGAGAGGCCGGTGAAGTACCAGGCGGCACCCAGCGAGCTGGGAACCACGGAAACCAAGCCGGCCCAGGCATACCGGCCACCAGCGCTGCGGAACAAGCCTGTTACCGCCAGCTCCAAACTG CATGAGGAGGAGCCTCCTCAGGACATGAGGCCTGGAGCCACGGGAGACAAGCCTCTCTCCAAGACGGCTCTGAAGAACCAGAAGAAACGAGAGGCTAAGAAGGCAGCCAaacag GAAACCAAGCCAGAGCTCCCAGAAGCCCAGTCTGAGCCCAAGTCTGAGTCCTGCCCGGCCAGCAGCACCCAGCCCACCTCTGGTGACCCCGAGCTCGACAAGAAGATCAAAAACCTGAAGAAG aaACTGAAAGCTATAGATGAACTGAAAGAACAGCAGTCATCTGGGAAACCCATGCAGAAAAATCAG CTTGacaagatggagaaggaggcgCAGTTGTTGAAAGAACTGGAGGATCTGGAGTTAGGAGACTAG
- the tsen34 gene encoding tRNA-splicing endonuclease subunit Sen34, producing MAEQSSSTAPELLKRNLDERDGEGETTENGPKQILPVIGINFCESTPLVWRADEVKAARERGIIGSLVGSLARQPRQNCRLGRPLELTEEEGRLLVDIGEAVRIPPIDPQVEAREVSRERVDQYHADLDRTFEEQKALALEDRKACLLRVMSGKQDDSSLLSRLDDLQRSFSFPRAAMTVQLCTASAGLQYGPEERDFLSAAQPVPRERGSDTRFLVFRDLRQRGFCLTSAGKFGGDFLVYPGDPLRFHAHFIAVCLDLDESLPLSDVLTVARLGSNVKKTVLLCSPAEEEVLYTSLQWSGMI from the exons atggcagagcagagcagctcGACAGCTCCAGAACTTCTGAAGCGTAACCTTGACGAGAGggacggagaaggagagacgACCGAAAATGGCCCTAAACAAATTCTTCCGGTTATCGGTATTAACTTCTGTGAATCCACGCCTCTTGTGTGGCGTGCAGATGAGGTGAAGGCTGCTCGCGAGAGGGGTATCATCGGATCTTTGGTCGGTTCGTTAGCGCGACAGCCCCGGCAGAACTGCAGGTTGGGGAGACCGTTGGAGTTGACGGAAGAAGAGGGACGTTTGCTGGTGGACATAGGCGAAGCTGTACGAATCCCTCCTATTGACCCACAG GTTGAGGCCAGGGAAGTGAGCCGGGAGCGCGTGGACCAGTACCACGCAGATCTCGATCGAACCTTTGAGGAGCAGAAGGCCCTGGCGCTCGAGGACAGGAAGGCTTGTCTTCTGAGAGTTATGAGCGGGAAACAAGATG acagctccctcctctcccgtcTGGACGACCTGCAGCGCAGCTTCTCCTTCCCTCGGGCGGCCATGACGGTGCAGCTGTGCACCGCCTCCGCTGGGCTCCAGTACGGCCCCGAGGAGAGGGACTTCCTGTCCGCTGCCCAGCCGGTCCCCCGGGAGCGAGGCTCGGACACGAGGTTCCTGGTCTTCAGAGACCTGAGGCAGCGAGGCTTCTGCCTCACCTCGGCTGGCAAGTTTGGAGGAGACTTCCTGGTGTATCCTG GTGACCCTCTCCGTTTCCACGCCCATTTCATCGCCGTGTGCCTCGACCTGGACGAGTCTCTGCCTCTGAGCGACGTCCTCACCGTGGCACGGCTGGGCTCCAACGTGAAGAAGACGGTGCTGCTGTGTTCTCCGGCCGAGGAGGAGGTGCTGTACACGTCTCTGCAGTGGAGCGGAATGATCTAG
- the mindy4b gene encoding inactive ubiquitin carboxyl-terminal hydrolase MINDY-4B, whose amino-acid sequence MDEDSDKVDRKAELDDILSQIADLDKWREIFNARGLELQHCITRRPVECSPRPEEESGEEGSGRSPSSVQPPRRHAALLAAPYSIPRALAVSPRLGGLPVTPELAANLRKILFGNTFHVFNYEWKKSFFKFREPYSDLSYALEAERGGSRAIQMIVQANIIKYLLFTRHPNSEVCRMQSLSEVGEKDQERALAAALTDILWGAGEERSAMVSLVTSDYCITPHLDYKLDNFTERLQLFSFNKKDDVRKFLHEHIQCFKEEGSHGVILFLYSLIFSRTISRLREDLDGTTTHLLYLSLGNFVGRQALLNLLLTGRASPNIFNGTLQYGEDGSPLEQPLHGVLARSDVGYLYWSREEVERAKMPLVGSMLKTPRWPIWVCSINSTSSVLFSPQRSLLSDWKMEHLFHMYFYNGQPSQTTTTLLTIDTHSHPWEVGSVTSPADLERRFPSVEMLIRTKWEGAAIDWNGTVPFF is encoded by the exons ATGGACGAAGATTCAGACAAGGTGGACCGGAAAGCCGAACTGGACGATATTCTCAGTCAAATTGCTGACCTCGACAAATGGAGAGAGATCTTCAACGCTCGCGG GTTGGAATTACAACATTGTATCACGAGA aggCCAGTTGAGTGTAGCCCCAGGCCCGAGGAGGAGAGCGGGGAGGAGGGATCAGGGCGGTCTCCCTCCAGCGTCCAGCCCCCCCGCCGCCACGCCGCCCTGCTGGCCGCCCCCTACTCCATCCCCCGGGCTCTGGCCGTGTCCCCCCGCCTCGGAGGACTTCCTGTCACACCCGAGCTGGCCGCG AACCTGAGGAAGATATTATTCGGGAACACCTTTCACGTCTTCAACTACGAGTGGAAGAAGTCCTTCTTCAAGTTCCGGGAGCCGTACTCGGATCTGTCGTACGCCCTGGAGGCAGAGCGG GGTGGATCCCGTGCCATTCAAATGATTGTCCAGgcaaatatcatcaaatacctGCTTTTCACACGACATCCCAACTCAGAAGTCTGCAGAATGCAGAG TCTGAGCGAAGTTGGAGAGAAGGATCAGGAGCGAGCTTTAGCAGCGGCGCTAACGGACATCCTGTGGGGGGCCGGCGAGGAACGGAGCGCCATGGTTTCCTTGGTAACGTCAGACTACTGCATCACGCCGCACCTGGACTACAAACTGGACAACTTCACGGAGCGA CTACAGCTTTTCAGTTTCAACAAGAAAGACGATGTCAGGAAATTCCTCCATGAGCACATTCAGTGT TTTAAAGAAGAGGGGAGCCATGGAGTCATCCTGTTTCTCTACAGCCTGATCTTTTCAAGGACCATCAGCAG GTTAAGAGAGGACCTGGATGGAACCACCACCCACCTGTTGTACCTGAGCCTTGGCAACTTCGTGGGTCGTCAG gcCTTGCTGAACCTGCTCCTGACCGGCAGGGCCAGTCCCAACATCTTTAACGGCACCCTCCAGTACGGGGAGGACGGCAGCCCGCTGGAGCAGCCCCTCCATGGGGTGCTGGCTCGCAGCGACGTGGGGTACCTGTACTGGAGCCGTGAGGAGGTGGAGCGAGCCAAGATGCCCCTG GTGGGCAGCATGCTGAAGACTCCCCGCTGGCCCATCTGGGTATGCAGCATCAACAGCACCTCCAGCGTCCTGTTCAGCCCCCAGCGCTCATTGCTCTCTGACTGGAAGATGGAGCACCTCTTCCACATGTACTTCTACAACGGCCAGCCCTCCCAGACCACCACCACGCTGCTCACCATCG acacccACTCCCACCCCTGGGAGGTGGGCTCGGTCACCAGCCCTGCAGACCTGGAGAGGAGGTTCCCCTCTGTGGAGATGCTCATCAGGACCAAGTGGGAGGGCGCTGCCATCGACTGGAACGGAACCGTGCCGTTCTTCTGA